The Acidobacteriota bacterium genome includes a region encoding these proteins:
- a CDS encoding AarF/ABC1/UbiB kinase family protein — protein sequence MQPKGKIYRLVRRLTVARTFLMFALTVYLESKNWLGKKGEKREQKLRNQAARLRDRLIHLGPTFIKVGQMLATRADLLPIEYVDELSFLQDRVPPFSNHQAMAIIERELGRPVNEVFAEIGEQPVASASLGQVYRAKLHTGEIVAVKVQRPNLETAVSYDLELLRWIARFMAHYPKLFPGTDWLGAIDEFDRVIHEEMDYSREASNAEQFKHNFREWRTIHVPLIYRAFSRRRLIVMEFITGTKVTDLDELRQRGHSPRRLNELIYRSYFKQLFEDGFFHADPHPGNLLVMADGRLAIFDFGMVGRVSDIVQRKIIEAFFHLYNRDEQGLVQDMIDLGFLAPEADAVAIRAVVADVMKRKLNLRLKEVRFKELTYDLAPVIYQHPITTPSHFTYLMRALMTLEGVSIVMNPDFNFFEVAKPYVRDMLFRRESSKLRQMAWDYLKEIGTGKFEWNRLWTMAKMAYDLYLGGD from the coding sequence GAATCGAAAAACTGGTTAGGCAAAAAAGGCGAAAAACGTGAACAAAAGCTGAGAAATCAAGCCGCCAGGTTGCGCGACCGCCTCATTCATCTGGGACCCACATTTATTAAAGTCGGGCAGATGCTGGCGACCCGCGCAGACCTTTTACCGATTGAATACGTCGATGAACTGAGTTTCCTGCAAGACCGGGTTCCGCCGTTTTCAAACCACCAGGCAATGGCAATCATTGAACGTGAGTTGGGGCGACCGGTCAACGAAGTGTTTGCCGAAATCGGCGAACAGCCGGTGGCATCGGCAAGTCTCGGTCAGGTTTATCGCGCCAAACTTCATACCGGCGAAATCGTCGCGGTCAAAGTTCAACGCCCCAATCTTGAAACCGCAGTCAGTTATGATTTGGAACTGCTGCGCTGGATTGCGCGGTTTATGGCGCATTACCCGAAACTTTTTCCCGGCACCGACTGGCTCGGCGCGATTGATGAATTTGACCGCGTCATTCACGAAGAGATGGATTACAGTCGCGAAGCCTCGAACGCCGAGCAGTTCAAACATAATTTCCGCGAATGGCGGACGATTCATGTTCCCTTGATTTATCGCGCCTTTTCGAGACGCCGTTTGATTGTCATGGAATTTATCACCGGAACCAAAGTGACCGACCTTGATGAACTGCGCCAGCGCGGTCACAGCCCGCGACGTTTGAATGAATTGATTTATCGCTCGTATTTCAAACAGCTTTTTGAAGACGGTTTTTTTCATGCCGACCCGCATCCGGGAAACCTGCTGGTGATGGCTGACGGGCGGTTGGCGATTTTCGATTTCGGCATGGTCGGTCGCGTATCCGACATTGTGCAACGCAAAATCATCGAAGCCTTTTTTCACCTCTACAATCGCGATGAGCAAGGGCTGGTGCAGGATATGATTGACCTCGGATTTCTTGCGCCCGAAGCCGATGCCGTAGCGATTCGCGCCGTCGTCGCGGATGTGATGAAACGTAAACTCAATCTCCGGTTAAAAGAGGTGCGCTTCAAAGAACTCACTTATGATTTAGCGCCGGTGATTTATCAGCATCCGATTACCACGCCTTCGCATTTCACTTATTTGATGCGGGCGTTGATGACCCTTGAAGGCGTCAGCATCGTGATGAATCCCGATTTTAATTTCTTTGAAGTCGCCAAGCCTTATGTGCGCGATATGCTTTTCCGGCGCGAATCGTCAAAGTTAAGACAGATGGCTTGGGATTATTTGAAAGAAATCGGCACAGGAAAATTTGAATGGAATCGTTTATGGACAATGGCAAAGATGGCTTATGACCTCTATCTTGGCGGCGATTGA